A part of Peromyscus maniculatus bairdii isolate BWxNUB_F1_BW_parent chromosome 10, HU_Pman_BW_mat_3.1, whole genome shotgun sequence genomic DNA contains:
- the LOC102904986 gene encoding PRAME family member 12-like isoform X2, with translation MSFQTPPTLEELGRQALLRNEALAISALEKLPWTLFPALFKDAFNGGHTRIVKAMVAAWPFPCLPVGTLMKTPNLEIFQAVLDGVDMHLKREFHSGCLRNPLVTLSITRHFLSQSDLNYFPLSHNLRQLKHLDLRGILLFASCLKPLGVLLENVAKSLQSLDLQGCKIKDSQLTDLIPALSKCSKLTEFNLLDNDFSMPILKDLLSHTANLTKMNVEQYPAPIQCYDDYGYILAERFAQLCLELMDTLRALRQPKRILFFTDPCHECGERCVYDLGPRLCPCQK, from the exons ATGAGTTTTCAAACCCCACCCACACTGGAGGAGCTGGGCAGGCAGGCGCTGCTGAGAAATGAAGCCTTGGCCATCTCTGCTCTGGAGAAACTACCCTGGACACTCTTCCCAGCACTGTTCAAGGACGCGTTCAATGGAGGACACACTAGGATTGTGAAGGCAATGGTGGCAGCCTGGCCTTTCCCCTGTCTCCCTGTGGGGACATTGATGAAGACCCCCAACTTGGAAATCTTCCAGGCTGTCCTCGATGGAGTAGACATGCATCTGAAAAGAGAGTTTCACTCTGG GTGCCTGAGGAACCCCTTGGTGACTCTCTCCATCACACGCCACTTCCTGTCACAGTCGGACTTGAATTATTTCCCCTTGAGCCACAACCTGCGTCAGCTAAAACATCTGGACTTGAGAGGAATCTTGTTATTTGCTTCATGTCTCAAGCCTCTTGGAGTGCTGCTAGAGAATGTAGCCAAATCTCTGCAGTCTCTGGACTTGCAGGGTTGTAAGATCAAGGACTCTCAGCTCACTGACCTCATCCCTGCCCTCAGCAAGTGCTCCAAGCTCACCGAGTTTAATCTATTAGATAATGACTTTTCCATGCCCATCCTGAAGGACCTTTTGAGTCACACAGCCAACTTGACCAAGATGAATGTGGAGCAGTACCCGGCTCCTATACAATGTTATGACGATTACGGTTACATCTTGGCAGAGAGATTTGCCCAACTTTGTCTTGAGCTCATGGATACACTCAGAGCCTTAAGGCAGCCCAAGAGGATCTTGTTTTTCACAGATCCCTGCCATGAATGTGGTGAGCGCTGTGTCTATGACCTTGGGCCCAGACTTTGTCCTTGCCAGAAGTAA
- the LOC102904986 gene encoding PRAME family member 12-like isoform X1: MSFQTPPTLEELGRQALLRNEALAISALEKLPWTLFPALFKDAFNGGHTRIVKAMVAAWPFPCLPVGTLMKTPNLEIFQAVLDGVDMHLKREFHSGEKLQVLDLRNVHHEFWNIWTGREGGACSAETVDERPVVKVLPRYALRRRHLKVVTDLCLRLHLNEAQTCFLQWVQQRKDFLQLHCINMRIWTVPMCTVKEIMSVFHPGRIEVLELNTGWDVSTLAQFAPCLGQMRSLYKFSLARICRNTFRIGTRTADREERCISKVIAQFSKLHCLQHLSMNGIFFLKDHMKQIFRCLRNPLVTLSITRHFLSQSDLNYFPLSHNLRQLKHLDLRGILLFASCLKPLGVLLENVAKSLQSLDLQGCKIKDSQLTDLIPALSKCSKLTEFNLLDNDFSMPILKDLLSHTANLTKMNVEQYPAPIQCYDDYGYILAERFAQLCLELMDTLRALRQPKRILFFTDPCHECGERCVYDLGPRLCPCQK, encoded by the exons ATGAGTTTTCAAACCCCACCCACACTGGAGGAGCTGGGCAGGCAGGCGCTGCTGAGAAATGAAGCCTTGGCCATCTCTGCTCTGGAGAAACTACCCTGGACACTCTTCCCAGCACTGTTCAAGGACGCGTTCAATGGAGGACACACTAGGATTGTGAAGGCAATGGTGGCAGCCTGGCCTTTCCCCTGTCTCCCTGTGGGGACATTGATGAAGACCCCCAACTTGGAAATCTTCCAGGCTGTCCTCGATGGAGTAGACATGCATCTGAAAAGAGAGTTTCACTCTGG CGAGAAACTTCAGGTGCTCGACCTGAGGAATGTTCACCATGAGTTCTGGAACATATGGACTGGAAGAGAGGGTGGGGCCTGTTCAGCAGAGACTGTGGATGAGAGGCCTGTAGTGAAGGTCCTTCCCAGATATGCACTGAGGCGGCGGCATCTGAAGGTGGTAACtgacctctgcctcaggctccatCTGAATGAAGCGCAAACATGCTTCTTGCAGTGGGTCCAGCAGAGAAAAGACTTTCTACAGCTGCACTGTATAAACATGAGGATCTGGACTGTGCCTATGTGCACTGTCAAAGAGATCATGAGTGTTTTCCACCCAGGACGCATTGAGGTTCTGGAATTGAACACGGGTTGGGATGTGTCCACACTGGCACAATTTGCTCCCTGCCTTGGACAGATGAGAAGTCTTTACAAATTCTCCCTGGCCCGAATCTGTAGGAACACTTTCAGGATTGGAACCAGGAcagcagacagagaagagaggtgCATCAGCAAGGTCATTGCTCAGTTCTCCAAACTTCACTGTCTGCAGCATCTCTCCATGAATGGCATCTTCTTTCTCAAAGACCACATGAAACAAATATTCAG GTGCCTGAGGAACCCCTTGGTGACTCTCTCCATCACACGCCACTTCCTGTCACAGTCGGACTTGAATTATTTCCCCTTGAGCCACAACCTGCGTCAGCTAAAACATCTGGACTTGAGAGGAATCTTGTTATTTGCTTCATGTCTCAAGCCTCTTGGAGTGCTGCTAGAGAATGTAGCCAAATCTCTGCAGTCTCTGGACTTGCAGGGTTGTAAGATCAAGGACTCTCAGCTCACTGACCTCATCCCTGCCCTCAGCAAGTGCTCCAAGCTCACCGAGTTTAATCTATTAGATAATGACTTTTCCATGCCCATCCTGAAGGACCTTTTGAGTCACACAGCCAACTTGACCAAGATGAATGTGGAGCAGTACCCGGCTCCTATACAATGTTATGACGATTACGGTTACATCTTGGCAGAGAGATTTGCCCAACTTTGTCTTGAGCTCATGGATACACTCAGAGCCTTAAGGCAGCCCAAGAGGATCTTGTTTTTCACAGATCCCTGCCATGAATGTGGTGAGCGCTGTGTCTATGACCTTGGGCCCAGACTTTGTCCTTGCCAGAAGTAA
- the LOC102904685 gene encoding LOW QUALITY PROTEIN: PRAME family member 8-like (The sequence of the model RefSeq protein was modified relative to this genomic sequence to represent the inferred CDS: inserted 1 base in 1 codon), with amino-acid sequence MSFQTPPTLEELGRQALLRNEALAISALEKLPWTLFPALFKDAFNGGHTRIVKAMVATWPFPXSPVGTLMKTPNLEIFQAVLDGVDMYLKREFHSGSEKLQVLDLRNVYHVFWNIWTGREDGACSAETVNERPVVKVLPRYALRRRHLKVVTDLYLRLRLNGEHICFLQWVRQRKDFLQLHCINMKIWTVPMCTVKEILSVFHPGRIEVLELNTGWDVSTLARFTPCLGQMRSLRKLFLAYIYKNTFRTGTRTADREERCISKVIAQFSKLHCLQHLSMNGIYFLKDHMKQILRCLRNPLATLSITCHHLSQSDLNYFPLSHNLRQLKHLDLRGILLFASCLKPLGVLLEIVAESLQSLDLQGCRIKDSQLTDLIPALSKCSKLTEFNLLDNDFSMPTLKDLLSHTANLTKMNVEQYPAPIQCYDDYGYILVERFAQLCLELMDTLRALRQPKRILFSTDPCHECGERCVYDLGPRLCPC; translated from the exons ATGAGTTTTCAAACCCCACCCACACTGGAGGAGCTGGGCAGGCAGGCGCTGCTGAGAAATGAAGCCTTGGCCATCTCTGCTCTGGAGAAACTTCCCTGGACACTCTTCCCAGCACTGTTCAAGGACGCGTTCAATGGAGGACACACTAGGATTGTGAAGGCAATGGTGGCAACCTGGCCTTTCC TATCTCCTGTGGGGACATTGATGAAGACCCCCAACTTGGAAATCTTCCAGGCTGTCCTCGATGGAGTAGACATGTATCTGAAAAGAGAATTTCACTCTGG GAGCGAGAAACTTCAGGTGCTCGACCTGAGGAATGTTTACCATGTGTTCTGGAACATATGGACTGGAAGAGAGGATGGGGCCTGTTCAGCAGAGACTGTGAATGAGAGGCCTGTAGTGAAGGTCCTTCCCAGATATGCACTGAGGCGGCGGCATCTGAAGGTGGTAACTGACCTCTACCTCAGGCTCCGTCTGAATGGAGAGCATATATGCTTCTTGCAGTGGGTCAGGCAGAGAAAAGACTTTCTACAGCTGCACTGTATAAACATGAAGATCTGGACTGTGCCTATGTGCACTGTCAAAGAGATCTTGAGTGTTTTCCACCCAGGACGCATTGAGGTTCTGGAATTGAACACGGGTTGGGATGTGTCCACACTGGCACGATTTACTCCCTGCCTTGGACAGATGAGAAGTCTTCGCAAACTCTTCCTGGCATACATCTACAAGAACACTTTCAGGACTGGAACCAGGAcagcagacagagaagagaggtgCATCAGCAAGGTCATTGCTCAGTTCTCCAAACTTCACTGTCTGCAGCATCTCTCCATGAATGGCATCTACTTTCTCAAAGACCACATGAAACAAATACTCAG GTGCCTGAGGAACCCCTTGGCAACTCTCTCCATCACATGCCACCACCTGTCACAGTCGGACTTGAATTATTTCCCCTTGAGCCACAACCTGCGTCAGCTAAAACATCTGGACTTGAGAGGAATCTTGTTATTTGCTTCATGTCTCAAGCCTCTTGGAGTGCTGCTAGAGATTGTAGCCGAATCTCTGCAGTCTCTGGACTTGCAGGGTTGTAGGATCAAGGACTCTCAGCTCACTGACCTCATCCCTGCCCTCAGCAAGTGCTCCAAGCTCACCGAGTTTAATCTATTAGATAATGACTTTTCCATGCCCACCCTGAAGGACCTTTTGAGTCACACAGCCAACTTGACCAAGATGAATGTGGAGCAGTACCCGGCCCCTATACAATGTTATGACGATTACGGTTACATCTTGGTAGAGAGATTTGCCCAACTTTGTCTTGAGCTCATGGATACACTCAGAGCCTTAAGGCAGCCCAAGAGGATCTTGTTTTCCACAGATCCCTGCCATGAATGTGGTGAGCGCTGTGTCTATGACCTTGGGCCCAGACTTTGTCCTTGCTAG